The genomic stretch GCATTCTTAGAGGCATTACAACCAGAGTTCAAAACTTATCAAACGCAAGTGTTGAAAAATGCCAGCGTGATGGCAGAAGAGCTAGCAAAACGCGGCTTGCGCATTATTTCAGGCCGCACAGAATCTCACGTGTTTTTGGTGGACTTACTCCCTAAAGGCTTAACAGGTAAAGCGGCGGATGCGGCTTTGGGTTTAGCGCACATTACTGTGAATAAGAACTCTATTCCTAACGATCCAGAAAGCCCATTTGTGACGTCTGGCATTCGCATTGGCTCACCAGCCATTACTACACGCGGCTTTAAAGAAGAAGAAGCCCGTCAGGTGGCTAATTTGATTGCTGACGTATTAGATAATCCAACCGATGAAGCTGTGATTGCGGCAACTAAAGCGAAAGTGCATGCCTTAACTTCACGCTTCCCTGTGTATGGTGCCTAATACTTAGATGAAATGCCCTTTTTGCAGCGCTGATGATACGCAAGTGATTGATTCACGCGTAAACGACGAGGGCGATTCAATTCGTCGTCGTCGTCGCTGTTCTGCTTGTGACAAACGCTTTACTACGTATGAAACCGCTGAATTGCACTTACCGCAAGTGGTGAAGCAAAATGGTACGCGAGAAGAGTTTAACCGTGAAAAGCTACGCAGCTCTTTCACCCGCGCACTGCATAAGCGCCCAGTGCCGACTGAATATGTCGATCGAGCCATTGAACACATCGTGCAAAAAATACTTGGGCAAGGCGAACGTGAAGTGATGGCACGCGCCTTGGGCCAAAGCGTGATGCAAGAGCTTAAAGCGATGGATAAAGTAGCCTATATCCGCTTTGCATCGGTTTATCGAAGTTTTCAAGACGTGGATGATTTCAATACCGTCATTCGTGACCTTGACCCTCAAAAAAATCCAAAACCATGAAGTACCTTGATCTAAGATTTTGAGTCCTCAATGTTGAGCCAAGTCATTCATGATGTTTACCCAAGCCGACCATGAATATATGAGTCTTGCGCTGCGACTCGCGGAGCAAGGCTTATATACCAGCACCCCCAATCCTCGAGTCGGCTGTGTCATTGTGAACCATGGTCAAATCATTGGCCAAGGCGCGCACTTAAAAGCCGGTGAACCGCATGCCGAAATCATGGCATTAGGTGATGCACAGGCAAACTTTCCCAAGCTGATCCAAGGTGCAGATGTCTATGTGACGCTGGAACCGTGTAGCCATTTTGGTCGCACACCGCCATGCGCTGATGCGCTGATTAAAGCCGGCGTTAAACGCGTGATTGCTGCTATGCAAGACCCAAACCCCCAAGTGGCTGGTAGTGGGTTAGCCAGACTAAAAGCGGCAGGCCTTGAAGTTAAACATGGTTTAATGGAAGCGCAAGCAAGAGAGCTGAATGTCGGCTTTATTTCACGCATGACCAACCACCGACCTTTTGTCCGCACTAAAATCGCCGCCAGCCTAGACGGCAAGACAGGGCTCGCGAACGGCGAAAGCAAATGGATTACTGGCGAAGCGGCAAGGCAAGACGTACAACATTGGCGAGCACGATCCTGCGCAATCCTTACAGGCATAGAAACTGTCTTGGCTGACGACCCACAAATGAATGTGCGCCATACTTCCCATGCACGCCAACCGCTGCGCGTTGTGGTCGATAGCCAATTGCGCCTTTCACCCAGCGCTAAAATCTTAGCGGGCGGTAATACCTTAGTTGCCTATTTGCGTGACGCGGAAAACAAAGCTGAAGCCTTAACCAACGCTGGCGCAACCTTAATTAAGCTTCAAGCGAGTGACGGCAAAGTATGTTTAAAACAACTTTTAAGCCATCTTGCAGAGTACGGCATCAATGAGGTGACCGTTGAGGCCGGGCAAACGCTTAACGGTGCCCTGCTGTCGCTTAATTTAATCGATGAGTTTGTGTTTTACTACGCACCCACTTTGCTAGGCGCTGATGCACGCGGCATGTTTGCTATTCCAGTGTTGAAGAATATGGAAGAGAAAGTGCAATTAAGCATCCTCGATGTCCGTCAATTCGGCCAAGATATTCGCATTAGAGCCAAACCAATCAGCAAGCCTTAAAGACTATTTATGGCACTCATTGATACGCATTGCCATCTTGATGCTGCCGAATTCGATGCAGACCGTGAAAGCGTCATTCAAGAGGCGCTCAATAAGGGCATTAAGATGATGGTGGTGCCAGCAGTTCATCGCAGCAATTTTGAAACCGTCACACAGCTTGCTCACTCGCATTCATGCTGTACACACGCATTGGGCATCCATCCTATGTACGTGGCAAGCGCTCATCTGGACGATCTGGTCTATCTAAGGGAAACGATTGCCAAGCAAATAGAAAGCGGAAATCCCCCAGTTGCGGTGGGTGAAATTGGTCTGGATTTTTTTATTGCGGATTACGACCAAGCCTTGCAAGAACATTACTTGATAGAACAATTAAAAATCGCTAAGCACTATGACTTGCCGGTGATTTTGCATGTGCGTCGCGCAATCGACGATATCTTAAAGCTCTTACGCCGATACAAAGTTCGTGGAGGCATTGCGCATGCTTTTAATGGCAGTCGTCAACAGGCGGATGCTTTTATCGCGCTAGGATTTAAATTAGGCTTTGGCGGGACACTGACTTACCCTCGCGCGTTAAAAATTCGTGAGCTGGTTTCAACGCTCCCCTTAAGTGCAATTGTGTTAGAAACAGACGCGCCAGATATCCCACCAGAATGGCTCAAAAATGACAGGCGAAATACCCCGCATCAATTGTTAAATATTTCACAATTGATCGCCTCGTTAAGGCAAATAAATCATGCGCAAGTGACTGAAATTACTACGAACAACGCATTGGAAATTTTGCCAAATTTAGCAAAGTTATTCACACGACCTCAAGTAATACATTAAGAATGCTTAAATCCCCATAAGAATCAATACGGGTCTAGCAACTTATTGTTTTATATAGATAAAATAGAAGATTAAAATTTAAGCGTTTTAAAAAAACCTTTATAAAATCATGAGTTAGACTTTCAACTCACAGGTATCCACAGTTTTATCCACAGTTTTTGTGGATAGGTTTTAGCTATTTTTAAGCGCAAAAAAAATGCAAGAAAAATATTTAAATAAATAATCAATATTTAAGGGAATTTCACTTGAAAATAGATGAAAAATATTACCGTACCATTTGGCCAACTCATGGTGCAGAAGCGCACAAAAATGATGCCATGTTGGCGGTTGAAATCATTGACCAAACCATGCTTCCACATCGCTTTGAAATTAAAGCAGTGCATTGTCTTGAAGAAATGGTCACGGCAATTAAAACCATGCAAGTGCGTGGTGCGCCTCTTATTGGTGCGGCAGCAGCTTATGGCATGGCACTTGCGGTGCAGTCTGATGCTAGCGATATTCACCTAGAAAAGTCTGCTCAGGCATTGCTGCTTAGTCGGCCTACCGCGGTAAATTTACGCTGGGCAGTGAACCGCATGCATCAACACTTAGCTGCGCTTCCCTCAGAAGCCCGTCACAGCGCCGCTTGGCAAGAAGCGGCGCTGATTTGTGAGGAAGATGTGCAAATGAATCACGCGATTGGTCAGCATGGCTTAGCCCTCATACAATCGGCGCTCGCAAAAAGCAATAAAAACACCTTGAACATTCTCACTCACTGCAACGCTGGCTGGCTGGCCACGGTGGACTGGGGCACCGCACTAGCGCCTGTTTATGCCGCCCATGATGCTGGGTTAAATGTGCACGTCTGGGTAGATGAAACTCGGCCGCGCAATCAAGGCGCAAGCCTAACGGCTTGGGAGCTTGGTCAACATGGTGTTCCGCATACCGTGATTAGTGATAATGCTGGCGGCCATTTGATGCAACATGGTCAGGTTGATATGGTCATTGTTGGCGCTGACCGCGTCACCAGCACTGGCGATGTCTGTAACAAGATCGGGACTTATCTTAAAGCCTTGGCCGCTTTTGATAACCAGGTGCCTTTTTATGCGGCGGTGCCTTCGCCTACCATCGACTGGACGATACAAGATGGACTTAGTGACATTGAAATTGAAATGCGGGATGCTGACGAAGTGAGTTATATGAGCGGCTTAGCAAGCGATGGCACAGTGCAATCCGTCCGTGTCACACCAGCGCATAGCCATGCACTTAACCCTGCTTTTGATGTCACGCCCGCCCGTTTCGTCACTGGCATTATCACCGAGCGTGGCGTGACCACGCCAAGTAGGCTCAAACAACGATTTGAATAGAGAACATCATGTCAAATGCATCACTTCTAGCAAGTGTATTAGCCCTGCAAGCCCAAGGCCTGATGCAAGGCACATCGGGTAACGCGAGCGTGCGCCATGGCCATGGTTATTTAATTACACCTTCAGGCATGCCGATTGATGAGATGCACGCTCACAATATGGTTGAAATGGACATGCAAGGAAAAGCAATAAGTGCGGGGAAACCTTCTTCAGAATGGCGCTTTCACCACGACATCTATCAAGCAAGGCCGGAAGTAGGAGCCGTCATCCATACCCATTCGATGTTTGCGACCACAATCGCCTGTTTGCGAAAAGACATCCCACCGTTTCACTATATGATTGCTGTCGCTGGTGGTGACACTATTCGCTGCGCGAACTATGCTCTGTTTGGCACACAAGCCTTATCAGACCATGCCATCGCCTCTCTAAAAGACCGTCGTGCTTGCTTATTGGCGAATCACGGCATGATTGCTGTCGGCAAAACCTTACAGCAAGCCATAGATGTCGCGGTAGAAGTAGAAACATTGTGCGAGCAATATTGGCGGGCTTTGCAAATCGGCGAGCCACATCTTTTAAGTGCGCAAGAAATGCAGGCAGTGTTTGAACAATTTAAAGGCTATGGAAGCTGGGATCAATAAATGCGCAAATTAAGCCTGACGTTAGTGGCCGGCCTATCTATCCTTTTATCTGCATGTCACGCGCAACCAAACACCGTGGTTGGCGCTAAAAAAGACGCACATGGGTGCATACCATCGGCAGGTTATCAATGGTGTGGAAAAGAAAATCAATGTGTTCGAAACTGGGAGTTGGCTGAGAAAAAAGGCTTGGCGAATAAACAAGCAGCATTTATTCAGTATTGTCAGTAAAAATAACGGGGCTGTTTGATGCGGCACTTAACTTAAACGGTGCTCGCTGTTCAAGTTCATTGGTATAAGCAGCTACGCCAAGGGACTCCCTACTTAAAAAATCCGCAATCGATTGTGCGAAGTCTGGATCGGCAATCTGATGAAAAGAGCAAGTCGCTTTGGGCTTAAATCCCCGCGCTAATTTATGCTCACCTTGCGCGCCTCCCTCAAAGTAACGGATGTTCTCCTCAATGCAAAATTCCTGCGCTTGATAATAACAAAGCTCGAAGTGCAAATTAGGGACATATTGCATGCATCCCCAATAGCGCCCATATAAGGTGTCTTGATCGTAAAAATTTAGCGCACTCGCAATTGGCACGCCATTAAGAGTGGCCATCACCAATAAAATATGTTCAGGCATGCGCATTGCAATGCTTTTAAAAAATGCTGCTGATAAATAGGGTGTCGAACGGTGCTCAAGGTAAGTATTGCGGTAGCATTGATAAAAAAAGTCCCACTCTTCCTCTTTAATATCAGGCCCTTTAATCCGCCGACAAATGACACCTGCGGCATTCACTTTTTTACGCTCTTGCCTTATTTTCTTTCGTTTTTCTTGTTGCAAGTGACCAAGAAACACATCAAAACTTCCAAAGCCTTCATTTTCCCATCGAAATTGGACACCGTGACGTTGCATCCAGCCTGCTTGCTTGAGCAATGCCGCTGAATCTTGATCTGGAAACAAGATATGCACCGATGACAGCTGATGTTTGTGCATCACTTCTAGTAAGGCTTGCAACATAAGCGTTTGAATTGAAGCGGCGTTTGCA from Candidatus Methylopumilus turicensis encodes the following:
- the nrdR gene encoding transcriptional regulator NrdR, which produces MKCPFCSADDTQVIDSRVNDEGDSIRRRRRCSACDKRFTTYETAELHLPQVVKQNGTREEFNREKLRSSFTRALHKRPVPTEYVDRAIEHIVQKILGQGEREVMARALGQSVMQELKAMDKVAYIRFASVYRSFQDVDDFNTVIRDLDPQKNPKP
- a CDS encoding TatD family hydrolase is translated as MALIDTHCHLDAAEFDADRESVIQEALNKGIKMMVVPAVHRSNFETVTQLAHSHSCCTHALGIHPMYVASAHLDDLVYLRETIAKQIESGNPPVAVGEIGLDFFIADYDQALQEHYLIEQLKIAKHYDLPVILHVRRAIDDILKLLRRYKVRGGIAHAFNGSRQQADAFIALGFKLGFGGTLTYPRALKIRELVSTLPLSAIVLETDAPDIPPEWLKNDRRNTPHQLLNISQLIASLRQINHAQVTEITTNNALEILPNLAKLFTRPQVIH
- the ribD gene encoding bifunctional diaminohydroxyphosphoribosylaminopyrimidine deaminase/5-amino-6-(5-phosphoribosylamino)uracil reductase RibD, yielding MFTQADHEYMSLALRLAEQGLYTSTPNPRVGCVIVNHGQIIGQGAHLKAGEPHAEIMALGDAQANFPKLIQGADVYVTLEPCSHFGRTPPCADALIKAGVKRVIAAMQDPNPQVAGSGLARLKAAGLEVKHGLMEAQARELNVGFISRMTNHRPFVRTKIAASLDGKTGLANGESKWITGEAARQDVQHWRARSCAILTGIETVLADDPQMNVRHTSHARQPLRVVVDSQLRLSPSAKILAGGNTLVAYLRDAENKAEALTNAGATLIKLQASDGKVCLKQLLSHLAEYGINEVTVEAGQTLNGALLSLNLIDEFVFYYAPTLLGADARGMFAIPVLKNMEEKVQLSILDVRQFGQDIRIRAKPISKP
- a CDS encoding GNAT family N-acetyltransferase gives rise to the protein MSLTLEIAHSIQSIDPSSWDALTEGMPLLSHAFLSALETSNSVGPGTGWQPCPLLVHDDGRLVGAMPLYVKSHSYGEYVFDWSWAEAYQRNGLNYYPKLIAAIPFSPVTSARVLVAYVANAASIQTLMLQALLEVMHKHQLSSVHILFPDQDSAALLKQAGWMQRHGVQFRWENEGFGSFDVFLGHLQQEKRKKIRQERKKVNAAGVICRRIKGPDIKEEEWDFFYQCYRNTYLEHRSTPYLSAAFFKSIAMRMPEHILLVMATLNGVPIASALNFYDQDTLYGRYWGCMQYVPNLHFELCYYQAQEFCIEENIRYFEGGAQGEHKLARGFKPKATCSFHQIADPDFAQSIADFLSRESLGVAAYTNELEQRAPFKLSAASNSPVIFTDNTE
- the mtnA gene encoding S-methyl-5-thioribose-1-phosphate isomerase, whose product is MKIDEKYYRTIWPTHGAEAHKNDAMLAVEIIDQTMLPHRFEIKAVHCLEEMVTAIKTMQVRGAPLIGAAAAYGMALAVQSDASDIHLEKSAQALLLSRPTAVNLRWAVNRMHQHLAALPSEARHSAAWQEAALICEEDVQMNHAIGQHGLALIQSALAKSNKNTLNILTHCNAGWLATVDWGTALAPVYAAHDAGLNVHVWVDETRPRNQGASLTAWELGQHGVPHTVISDNAGGHLMQHGQVDMVIVGADRVTSTGDVCNKIGTYLKALAAFDNQVPFYAAVPSPTIDWTIQDGLSDIEIEMRDADEVSYMSGLASDGTVQSVRVTPAHSHALNPAFDVTPARFVTGIITERGVTTPSRLKQRFE
- a CDS encoding class II aldolase/adducin family protein; translated protein: MSNASLLASVLALQAQGLMQGTSGNASVRHGHGYLITPSGMPIDEMHAHNMVEMDMQGKAISAGKPSSEWRFHHDIYQARPEVGAVIHTHSMFATTIACLRKDIPPFHYMIAVAGGDTIRCANYALFGTQALSDHAIASLKDRRACLLANHGMIAVGKTLQQAIDVAVEVETLCEQYWRALQIGEPHLLSAQEMQAVFEQFKGYGSWDQ